DNA sequence from the Excalfactoria chinensis isolate bCotChi1 chromosome 7, bCotChi1.hap2, whole genome shotgun sequence genome:
CTTGTCCTGCACAGTCAGGAGTTAAGCAGGGCCTCCTGCCTACATGCACCCACCACTTCTACCCTTCTGTctggcaacaacaaaaataaataatactatCAGGATTGGCTTTAGTGCCAGGTGAGTCTGGCTTGGAAACAGCTAATCATTACTAGAAGCAGTTATATTCTGGTGGAGGATTTGGTTTTGGGAAGCCCTGCTCCTCCCACCTCTTCCCCAAGAATGTTTGCAAGATATTCTCCCAGACAGAGCCACTATTTTGATCCAAATACCTGTTTTGAGACTATCCAGATGTTTGCCTACACTGCAGACTGCaggtgcagtgctgagctcaaCCAGTCTGGGTACAAAGAGCAGTTTGTAGGTCGGCCAGGGTGTTCTTTTTGAATACAGCAGCTCTTTTCATGCTGACCAAAGCTGGGAGACAGGTTAACGCAGCACTGGGTGGGTGCCAACAAGCCTCCTTGCAGGGCAGCGTGCATTAGCTCATGGCTGGCCTCCTGTTAGTGCTGTCACGTGCCTGATGCATGCATGGGGCCTTGGTAGAGCCTTGCATGGAGCGCATCATCCAGCTGAACCCTGGCCAGACTAGCTCCTACAGTGCAGACTGGGCCAAAACAACCAGAAACCCTCCACTGCTATCACTCTTCAATGTGTGAGCACTTTATCATAGAAAacccaaaggaaagcaaagctgtggcAAAGCTGCACAGGGATATGGTAATGCACGCTTCAGATACACAATATTAAATAAGTATTCAGGACCCTTATAGAAGTCCCAGCAACACTCAGAGGGCACAGCTGTGCGTTTGTCAGcctgcacactgcagccttcctgccACAGGGGATTATTTCCCAGTGATTGCTGTTCCCGGGCCTCTGCTCCACTCGGCACTTGATATAAACCACGTTGTAAACACATCTGATCAAAGAGCGCATTCACCTTTCAAGTGTCTCATCAATGCGTCCTTCCAATGTTTTCTCAGAAACACTGCTATGTTTTTATAAATGTACATTTCATATACGCTTCTGGCAATACActatatttgatttttaaaggaagagaGGCCTTGGCTATTAAACACGAAAGCACGGTAAGGCACTTTGCTGAGAAGCCATTTGGAATCCATGCTCTTTGCAAGGTACAAAGGTATTTGTGGTACAAAACAATACTGCTGGCAGAGGGCTTGTTTGGAGACACAACTAACCACCGCTCTCATTGGAGTGGCATACATAGTATGGCTTTAATTCTGATCAAAAtcacatccattttttttttttgtttttttgttgtttttttttcctggggtgggctgaaaatggaattttttgCAAACATAACTAATAGGAAATGACGGGGAGCGCTGTCTACAGGGATGGGGGTAGGGGGCTTTTGTCTTTAACCATGCAGTCTCCTAGCCTGGTGGCAATACCGTTCAGTGCTCTGGGGAACAAAGCCAAAAGTAATACTAGAGGTGCACCTCTGCGGTGCTGATCTGCCTGAATGTAGTTTACATAGCTCCGTACAGAGacttactttgttttttttccccactttgaATCCCTTTAAGGTATTTAATACTTacaaaaacgaaacaaaacaaaaaaaagtctacTCTATTGGAACAGgttatttttcaaaagcactttGATAAACCTGCTTTACACAGACCCCTTGGATAGCACTCAGGCCTTGTGCTTTACTGTTAGGACATCATGTTGAGAAATTTACTCTCTTCTGCCAGGGTGGTCAGCATGGAGCTCATGTCTCCTATTGCCATATTGCTTATTCCTGTGGGTATGGTGGGCAGAGTCAGAGAGTTTCGTGGAGTCGTCAGACGAGAGGAGTTCTGGGAGAGGTTCTGCAGGATGCTGGGGCTCAGGGTTCCTGACATCAGACTCGAGTGGTCCCCATCATCCATGATGGCATCAAAATCTATCTGGGGCGGCTCAAGACCTTGTGAGTCCACCGTGCTGGACACCTGGTTGgtgcctggggatggcagagcgGCCGGCTTGCCGCTCAGTGcgcactgctgctgcctgaccCTGCAGTCCGAGTGATTATCAAAGCCGCTGTTCTGTTCGTACATGTGGATTTGACCATAATAGTACATCAAATTATTTTCCCTCGTGCCATCCGCACATTGTTGGGTCGATGCTGGCAACATGTCGCCGGCTCTTTTATGCACAGCCTCCACCGCCTCTTGGCCAGGGCTCATGGTGTTTGTAGGGTGGGGAGTTCTCATGTAGCCCAGCTGCTGCACGGTGCGGAGGCCTCGAGGCCTGTTGGCTGGGCTGGGCTCAGCAGGGGGACGAGGCTGGACCATGCCGGGTGGATACGTCTGCGCCACTGAACCCATCATACTCTGCTGGGGCTCAAAGCTCTGCTGGTTGGAGGGCATGATGGGCTGATGGAAAGCCTCTTGAGCCATAGGGAAGTTCATGTGGGTTGGCTGAGATGAGTAGTTCTGCTGGCTTGGTTCGTGCATGACTTGGTTCAGCATTGTGCGCTCACTGTTGCTGCTGACCATTAAGGATGGGTCGGTCGCCATGTCCATTTGCTGAGGGTGGAGGTGGGGCCCAGACTTTGTTGCCATGTTGCTACAAGAAGGAGAAAGCTGATTTGGGTTGCCGTTGATTGCACCGGGGCTCAGCATTTGATGAGCTTGGTTATACCCTGCCTGTGAGCCCAGATCAGGGTTCATCCCTGGGCCTATGCTCATTGGCTGCTGCCGCAGCTGCATACAGTTTAGCCTTTGCCCATCCATGCCCACATTTCTTTGCATAAAGCTCTGCTGTGTTACATTCATGCTGTTTTCTGGTAGCTGCATCTGCTGCTGGTTGTAGCTCTGGTACTGACCAaagttctgcttctgctggaCCACAGCTAAGTTCCCTTGCGAAAACTGCTGCTTTGATTGATTGGACATGATATCAACTGTACCCGAGCTTACTTCATTCCACTGGACTGgcatgttatttttattcatgtCTGAGGCCGCATCAAAGCTCATGGAACACTCTGCCATCATGGGCCCCAAATGGCTCATGCTCGCCTCGGCCACCGCCATCCTGCGCTGGTTGGGAAAGGCTGGGGGCTGCAACTTCCCACCTCCCTGGAAGTTCTGCATCTCATTGCTGTACCCCATGGAAGTGCTTTCAGCCGCGGTCCCACTGTTCTGAGATTTGATGTACTGTACCACATCATCTGGCAGCATAATGTCATCATCTCCAACAGGCACCTCTGCCTCCCCAGTCATGGCTTCCATGGCAATGTTTTCACTGATGCTCAGTGGCCGGGGTGAGTAGGTGTGCCGGGCAAGACTTCCGTCAGAGCGCCCATAGTTCTGCATGCTGAAATTCCTCCGGTCTGCAGGATGTGGAGGATGGAAGGGGTTCATGCTGTTGGTGCTGTTGAAGCGGTGAACTCTTGGGAGGGCCTGGGGCTCTCCGGCAGGTCTCCTCACAGGGTCGCTTGCCCGTCTCGTGCAGTTGCCCGGAACCTCATGGGGAAATGCTGCAGTGGATGTGTAGCTGTAGTTGTTGCCATCACTGCAACGTCTGGGACCTGGTGGGAGGCGAATGGAGGGCAAGGTGGGCTCTGGTCCATCCATAAGTGAAATTCTGTTCTTCAAGGTCATCCTCTCCATGTTCGGAAGAGGCGTTGGAGGAGGGCCCCCTGTGGCAGCAGCATACTTGGCTTTCAGCCTGTAGTGCTGAGCTGGTGTGAGGTTCAGTAGGCCTGGCATCCCGCTGCACTGGCTCGCCTCACTTGACCGTCGGGAAGCATCTGTTGAAATCGGGTCATAAGAGTCAGCAGAGCTCGTGTTATTGGGACGGTGCCCGAGCTGTGAAGCTTCGCTGGAGCGGCGGCTGGAGAAGTATGGGGAAATCCCTGATGATCTGCGGCTCACGGTGTAGGCAGAGCTGATGGTGCTTGTCGTACTATCACGGCGCTCATTGATTTGGTTCAGCATCGTAACCTCATTGACAGACAGCTCCATTATTCTCGGATTAGGCAGCGTAGCAGAAGAACCACCACTGTTTTCTAGAATAGAGCCTACGAGAAAGAttgtggggaaggaaaagatttAGTCAGTTGAGATATTCCAGTTGATAATGTCCTTGGTTCCAAAACAGAGACACACTAAAGCACCCCTAAGCCCAGCTGCTGAGAAAGTGCCTCCACATGAGCTTCTCTTAGTGGGGAAAAAGTAGGAATGGTGTGAACCATGCTACAGGGCAAATGTGCAGCTACCGCCACAGCTGTTTACTGGAACAGAAACACAACAGTTGGGAATAGGAGGCTGCCAGACCAAAAGCTGAAAGTCAAGGGTTCTTCCAAGACTAAACTTCAATATACTAAGCCTGAGGTTTAGTGCCAACAAGGACCTTGAGACCTCTTGGCAAAGAAGAGGAGCACAAAAGGGATCATAAAGATACCCTTTATCAGGAATCCCTAGCCAGAGGAAAACTAGTACATGAAGCTGTAGGCAATAGCCAGTATTGTTACTGGCTGATATTCTTGAAGTAACAAAAGGCTCACCAGGGCAAGAAAAGGTATGGAGGGCTTGGCTggtttgctgctgtgctccatcaGTCTCTTTGGAAATACATCAGCCCCTGGAGAACTGTTACTGTTGGAACAAATCCAAGTAGTCTTTTGGCTGCCACCAGGATGCTAAAGACTTCTGCAATTGGGTTCTGGACAAGACCAGGAATAAGATTCCTCTGTCTCCCTTCACAGTTCTGCAGTCTAGGTTTCTTTTGCACATCACCAGACAGCTGTGCTTCCACTCAAGCCCTTCCTTTTATCTAATTCTTCTATTCAGCAAGGGCTAACTCAGAGGTCATAAGAAACAATCCAACAGGGCAGACTCTTGGTTATGAGACCCGAGACAAGTTCTGGAGGGTTCCTACAGGACAAAGCCTAAACCCATGACTTACCATTTCCTGAGATGGGAGGCAGCTTGGTGTTTCTGCCTTGTGGAGCTGGGTTCACCCATGAGCAGGAGTCCTTAACTGTCTTGAGTTTCTCTTTCTTGAGCTGTTCAAGTCGTTGCATTGTCGTCATGTGTTTCCTCAGCTGCAGGCTGACTGTCAAATTACCAGATGAGACCGTTGAGTCCACAACAGGAGCGTTGTCATCCAGCGCCGTCAGATCTCCCAGACTTCCCCCGCTGTGCATGTTCATTTCTACTCCACTGTCATTGTTGTTGGTGCTGCCCAGGGGTGACGGCTCACTGCTGCATGATGACTGGCCACCAGGACTGGACTGACACATCTTGGGAAGGAACAGAGGAGGAGTTGGACAAGTGAAAAGAAACCAGGAGCACAGTACCCCCAATGGGCTCCATGTCTGGCCCTATCCCATGTGTCCCCACATGTTACCCTTCTCTGCCACAGGATCTCAGCTCTACCAGAGAGCATGGACAGCTTCCCTGGGGAGGAGAGCAGGGCATTACCTGCAGCTGGAGAAACTGTGGTGCGTTCAAGTGGAGGATGGAGAGGAACCAATGTTCCAGCCAAATATTAAAGGTCAGATGCTtcttgaagaaaagcagcacatgcTACTTAGTTGCAAGGCATATTGCAGCAAGCAGTGGTTTATCTAACATAAGATCAAAGCCTATGTATTTCAAACACAACATATTTCTGTCCCTTCTATCATATAATTAGATTAGCTAACTAATTTCCCAGCCAGGTAAAAACCTTGTTCACTGTTTGCAAGCTCTCGCTTACAAATAAGACAGATAAGCAGCATACTTAATTTATTTACATTAGAAGTTGCACACTGAGTAGTTTATTTGCACTAAAAGGTCTGAACTTTCTCTGAGGTAGCACTGGTGCTACCCAACAGGACACCTAGCTTCTCTGCTGGAAGCCCACACTCCAGCAACTATCAGAAAGTGGGAACACCGAAAAGGCAACAAACTTTGCCTGAGGCCAAGGTGGGAGTGCAGGGTGATGTTTTACTGTTTTACAGGAGCTCTCAGCGGCTGGTCTGATTGGCTCTGATGGCCTCATAGCCCTTCAATCAGGATGACAGAGACTGCAATCCTGGGACTTAATGGTGAGCTGTGATACTCAGAACAACACGATAGTGAGAGTCCTGAGACATTGTTatgttctctcttttctgtgtttgagCAGATATCCTCTGCTCCCCACCATTACTTTGCTCTGCATGCCTCCACCTCCTCTCTGCAGGGTTAGCTGGAGACAGGAGGTTTGCTAGAGGCTATACTTTACTCATCAATTTTAATACAAAGGATTTCTTTGCTCACCTTAGTACCGACTGTCCTTAGGAAGGTAGAGTAAGGAAGGGTAAGCAGGAATAAAGAACAGGTTGTTAGGACAAAGACAGCAACGACAGAAAAGACCATGTTAGTATATGGAGGAAGAGGGGAGTGCAGAATACAACACAAATTGCTAATATTTCCTCATCCCATACCCTGCCTTCCCTgccacagtatcacagaatagcttgggttggaaagaaactcaaaagtcatctagtccaacacccCTCCATGAGCATACTTTTAGTGTAAAGTCATTACCCCTAGTCCTTTCACTACAGAGCCAGGTAAAACTTTTCTCTCCATCATTCTTAAATGCCCCTTTTCAGTTTGTGGGCCCAGACAAAAGCCCCTTGGAAAGACCTCCCACCAGTCTCTGTGGGTTTAGATTAGACCAAACCTGGGTGAATACACAGGGCCTCAGAATTAAGGGAAATAGTGAAACATCTCACCCCTCCCATCACACTGATTTTAAGCAGGAAATGTGAGATGATCCTCCAGGTTAGATGCTGCCCATTATTCATGCATGGGTGAGGTGCTGGACAGGGAGAGCGTAGAGGATCAGCAGACACATGGGTCCTGCTGTCAGCGAGACAGCTTGGAtacagccctgggagcacaaaGAGAGCTCGGAAAACAAGCCCACACCTTCTGAAGAAACTGGGTGTGGAGCTGTgattgtgcttttgttttcataataataaggaaaaacacacagaggaaaagTACTGGAGAGAGGTCATCCTGTTCAGCAGTTCTCACGGGCCATTTTTATAACCCAGTGCAAAGTATCATTAAGGTAAAACTGTTCTTTCAGTCAGAGACATTTTGGATGTGAAAATGCTCACATCCTTCATAACCAAAACATGAAGCTCATTACTAATTTGTTAACAATTGCATCCCTTAGCCTTTTTCAGAAAATCTCTGTCCTTTCAGGGTATGTTGTTATGCATTCAGTGTTCCACCTCTTTCACCAGCAGTGCTATGCAGAGGAGCAGGTGGACTCCCCGCACGCGCTGGATGAGGTCTGAACACACTTGGGCCCATCACTGTTAGCACCACTGACTATGCTACTGCCTACTGCGGAGTTGCTGTATTGGCTGGAATGTTGTTAAACAGTCTTTGTTTCAGCTTGTGGCAACTCATGGGGTTGTCAAGTATGATCACAGTTGACTGCAAGCTCACAGTCTCTGAGCCAAAGAAGGACTGTTCATTCCAGCTCACCTATTTATTGCAGGCATCATTTCCCCACCCTGTCATCCCACCACAATCTTTCCTGGAGGTCCTGCAGTAAACTGGTGTACCCCTGAGCAATTAGTTCTAGCTGGGATAGAGGGCTGGACTAGATGTTCTCAAGAGGCCCCTGTTAACCCcagtaaaagaaagacagtgagggaggtggggaaggaggaagagaaaagggacGGACTTCTGCTTCAAGACACATTAATCAATCTGCATCCTACATCTCTTGTGCAATTTAAATTGGAGAGCAGGGTACTGCAAATCTGTGATATTGCCACATTTTACCCAAGTACACAACACAGGCAGGCCAAGCATGATACTAGATATCACACAGCCCCCATGACTCCATGGACAGAAATGTGTGCTGCTGGGTAGGAAAGTACAAAATGTTCTCGACTGTGTCCTGACCTGCAATCTCATCTCTGGACCTGAACTCTAGGGTGTGGACAGCTGAAGAGCAACTGCCTGCAGAGGTAAATGGCATGCAATGCTTCACGCCCCCATGGTACTGCAGAAATTAGGAACTGTGTGAGTTCGGCTAAGAGCAACTGCTCTTACCACAGAATTCTCTGTTTTTATCGTTTTGACTTGTAAGCAATCCTCCATGCTCCTTGTGGTACTGTTGGCCTCAGGGCTCTCCTCTGACACCTTACTGCTCTGCTTGGCGCTTGCCTCATTGTCCCCATTTTCCTTGAGCGGAGGTGGCCTTGGGTGGACATCGTTGCGCTGTTTCTTTGTGACGTGGGCATCAGGTCCATGTACAGTCTTGACATGTttcctgagggaactggggtcTGTGTACCTCTTTGTGCAGCCAGGGATTTTGCAGACATAGGGtttctgtaaataaaagcagatattGTGTTACATTTAAAGCAAGCCCAAATATTCCAGGTGCATTTTACGGGCCAAGAGAATATAGAGAATATGGCTGCCGGCAACAACAAAACGTGGGGCATCTGCTCCACAGGGTTTTCCAAGACACTCCAGATATGATATATGGGCTGCTGCTGACCCACACAGACCTGGCCAGTCATTTGATGTTGGCTAAACTCCTTGTTTTCAGTTGTTGGAttaaaagacagcaaagaaTTCGTGAAATACTTTCCTAATATTACTTTCCCGTGTATGTATTTGCTTGGGTGGCCACAGGAATGTTTCCTGATTACGAATGGGCGGGTGGTGATGTAGAGGACTGGCCATAAGGCATTCTCTCTGCTAAGGTGGGGCCTGCACCGGGAAAACGCCTGAGACCTGGCTGATGAAATTCCAGCAAAACCAAGCTGGAACCCTACACGATCTATCATGCCACTCCAGCACCTGTCACCTTGAAATCTGTTATTGTGCAAAACAATCCACAGACGTGCAATGTTTTTTTCAGACGATAGCGCTCTAGTCCTGAATTCATGAATCATTGATTGCCACAGGAAAACAAGGATGAAGCCACgcttctgaaaacagaactcaGCAAACGgatacttttcttctttttcttcttttaacttatttatttattgagctTCCAATCTGAAGTGCATTTGCACCACAGTTGTTTGagctgatgctgctgtgctggaagctCTGAATTCATCACAAGTTCCACTTTCAGCCTCACAACTACTCTAAGTATTTCTTTGCCTATGCACTGGAATAGATCcgcaaaaaaaacccactcgGATAGATGCTGTTTGAAGGCTTCCCAAAATGAccattcttattcttttttttttttttttttttatctgttttctaATGTCATCCAGAAAcctaagttaaaaaaaaatacaaaggagtGTGTATTCTTTGCAGAAAGCAACTATAATCACATGAAAAACACCAGAAGTCTGTTTCTTATTCAAAAGCATGCTTCCTGGATGATCCTGGCAGATCATTTTAACAAACTAAATGCTTGTAACGCCACACTGAggtaaatattaaatatattttaatggtGGGTAAACCAAAGCACAATAAGTAAAATAGTTTGTTTATGAATCTCACACAACTCCTCCTATAAGGCATTACAGAAATATTACTGCTACTAAAGCTCACTCTGAAGAGCAGATACCACCCTGTGCTAAAAAAGCAACATTAAACAGTTAGATGCTACAGGAAGCAGTAGAAGAGGGAAGGATTCCTATCTGTTATCTGAACTTTTAATTTGTGTTGTTGGATGCAGTCTGTGTAGGGTATCAGCATATTAGGTCAGGGTCCACAAGGAGCTGGATGTTTCTGCCCTACAGCTTCACCTTTgtgcaaaatgggaacacagaGGAGGGGGCACCTTGCATCCAAGCTTTGCTCACATGAAAAGTTGAGTCATCACAGACCTTGTGCAGCTCCTGATCTGGATCACTTGGGAAGCTGAACCCATTTGAAGAAATGTAATGTAATAATACAGCCAAAGGCAAAATTCCGTATGTAGGAATATGGGACATCTCTTGGACAAACAGAAGGGAAGACTCTGGTATGCGTAGGAGGCATCCAGGAAAAGCTTTAGGGATCAGAGTTCAAGTGATCTATGGGCAAAAAATAATCCACATACTGAAATTAGTTCACATTTTGCTTCAATGCACACAAACTGGTCAGAGAGTCTGTATCCAGTCCTGAAAGTTGTACAAGAAGTCTTGGTCCATCCAAGTGAGGATCCTTATGGATGGAAGAGGCAAAGAATTGATCTAAGATAGGAAGCAATGCTATACTAGTGGGAGACTTCGGTGCCCTGATTGGTGTAGTTAACAtgacagaaagaagagcagcttAGTGTAGTGCTGTGGAAGGGAAATAGCAACAGTGAAAGAGACATTGCATCCAGCACTGGGGGAAGACATAGGAAGCTTCCAGGGCTGGAAAACAAGCTATTTCTAACACATGAAGCTGTACCAGAGAGAATAAATCATCCTTTCCACCTCCCAGTAGAAGAAgctttaacagaaaacaaattttgttAACCAAACACCAGCTATTGAGCATGCAGACTTGGCTGCTCAGTAGGTGAGAGGCTGCTTGTCCTGGTTGGTCACTCCTGACCTCAGGGTCTGCACAGCCTTGAACCAACCCCAGTGCAGATGCAGATTTCTCGCTGAGGAAATAGCTCTCAGGCAAAGGACAACCCCAGCATTTGGGTTCATACCcgaacaaattaaaataatactgGGATCCAGGtctcagcatcacacagaacaaaaaggcGCCCTTGAGTCTGAATCCTTATTCTGACTTCAACAGAAGAGCCTCAACCTACAGAGCTGCAGTTATTACTGGCAGATATTATGATGCCAGAGATAGAAATACTTCCTAAAAGCCCTTCGCATCACTTTAAAAAGCTCTCATCCATGGCACTTGTGTTCCACTCTCCAATAGTCTATATTTAACAGTTGCAAATTAGGCTGCAGACTGAATTCTTCATGGCTGCAAACATTATTAGAACTTCagagtgttgttttttctccccctgtCAGCTAATTAGTGGTAATATAAATTTCAATCGTCGGCTATGGTTGATTGCAACAGACCATCACATGCGTTACAATAAAGGCAATTTCCTCTGCTCCCCTACTACTAATAGCGGGTCTTAATTAGCCAAGGTTAACAAAGCATTGCATTGTGCTCTATCATTGTACATCAAACGATGGAGGAAGTATTATTTCCAGAGTGTCAGAATCCCGGGTAGCTGTTATACTACTGCAAGTCTGTGCCACACTAATGTGAAACACCACACGCACAAACGTACAATCCTATTCGCGCTATTAAAAATTATAAGTTTGGAAAATGCTCACTTTTAATTTCCAAAGCCGATTAAGAAGTTTGCATACTTTAACATCTGTTTATGATTTCAAACATGGCTTTCATAAATATAAAGCTAACGTGGTCTGGCTCTTCAACAAAATAAAtcccattaaaaataagaaaaacctCTCATTACAGTAGGTTTCTTTTTACACGAGTCCAGCGTGTAAAGTGCATGTTTATtgtcagcaaaatgaaaaaaaaaagctctccGTTGAGCTGTGGTGAGTCCAGGCTTACCTCATTGGAATGCGTCCTGTTCTGGTGCTTGGCTCTATCCGAGGCATTGGAAAAGGCTTTATTACAGCCTTCGTGTTCACAGACGTAAGGTTTTTCTCCAGTGTGGGACCTCAGGTGTGTCTTTAAGTTCTCCAGGCGGGAGTAAGCCTTGGAGCAACCctcaaactaaaagaaaaaggaaaaaagaaaacaacacaagagGGGTGATTAATTAACCAGAAAAATttgatttccctcctgcctAAACCCTCCTCATctgtttctcattctttctctcttttttttttttttccccttccctttaAAGGGCTTGTGTTTTAGGGAACAACATCCACTTTGTTGGGAGAATTCCCCTCCCTAGGCAGGCTGAGAGTTTCAGCAGTGACTCACACTTAAGGTGCTGCTCCTTGTCGGGTACACACCTGACATTTCAAcaagaaacttctttttccagcaGGCTTGAACAGCCCTCCATTCTCTTAGCCATCCCTTTGCAATTAATATACTCAGAGATGGAAGTCCTTTCCTCTCACCCAGAGAATTGATTGTTTCTCGACAGCTTGACCAGCCTCGCAGCTTCCCTAGCTCCGGAGCTGGAAAGACCAGACCGTTCTCGAACACACAAGTAAAAATCTAGCAAGCTTTGAAGTCTCCCAAATTACAGCCTGGGTATACTCTTGGAAGATGCTGTGGTCAGGCTGTCTGACATTACCAGTTTAAAAAACAAGGCTCTCAATCTTGAAGACAGATGGATTCTTGGATGAGAGCACAGGCCAGAAGCCTTGCTCCTGGAAGGAAACCAGCTGCCCACACAACGAGAAGGAGCAGCTTGGGAGATATACTGTCAGGCTTCAGGAGATGCAGTTCCACCACCCTCTGCTCTGTTTGGAGGTTTCTCCCTGCACCTGCCCCATCTGCAGCATGAAGGATCTCACCAGTCACTGAAATCCAGGAGGCTGTCTTAAATGCTCTTTGATGAAGCATGCGAGAACTTACAAATGCTGAATTTTAA
Encoded proteins:
- the GLI2 gene encoding zinc finger protein GLI2 isoform X2; protein product: MEASASTAAGKKEGKVPQHIFPAFHAPLPIDMRHQEGRYHYEPHSIHAIHGPPPLSGSPVISDISLIRLSPHPAGPGESPFSPPHPYVTPHMEHYLRSVHGSPTLSVISAARGLSPADVAHEHLKERGLFGLPPPPPGANPTDYYHQMTLMAGHPNPYGDILMQSSGAASTAHLHEYLSPVDVSRFSSPRVTPRLSRKRALSISPLSDASIDLQTMIRTSPNSLVAYINNSRSSSAASGSYGHLSAGTISPAFSFPHPINPVTYQQILTQQRGLSSAFGHTPPLIQPSPTFPPRQHMAVISVNPPPAQISSNNNCISDSSQSKQSSESAVSSTVNPVINKRTKVKTEVEGLPPVSPTTQEHLTDLKEDLDKDECKQEPEVIYETNCHWEGCTKEYDTQEQLVHHINNDHIHGEKKEFVCRWQDCTREQKPFKAQYMLVVHMRRHTGEKPHKCTFEGCSKAYSRLENLKTHLRSHTGEKPYVCEHEGCNKAFSNASDRAKHQNRTHSNEKPYVCKIPGCTKRYTDPSSLRKHVKTVHGPDAHVTKKQRNDVHPRPPPLKENGDNEASAKQSSKVSEESPEANSTTRSMEDCLQVKTIKTENSVMCQSSPGGQSSCSSEPSPLGSTNNNDSGVEMNMHSGGSLGDLTALDDNAPVVDSTVSSGNLTVSLQLRKHMTTMQRLEQLKKEKLKTVKDSCSWVNPAPQGRNTKLPPISGNGSILENSGGSSATLPNPRIMELSVNEVTMLNQINERRDSTTSTISSAYTVSRRSSGISPYFSSRRSSEASQLGHRPNNTSSADSYDPISTDASRRSSEASQCSGMPGLLNLTPAQHYRLKAKYAAATGGPPPTPLPNMERMTLKNRISLMDGPEPTLPSIRLPPGPRRCSDGNNYSYTSTAAFPHEVPGNCTRRASDPVRRPAGEPQALPRVHRFNSTNSMNPFHPPHPADRRNFSMQNYGRSDGSLARHTYSPRPLSISENIAMEAMTGEAEVPVGDDDIMLPDDVVQYIKSQNSGTAAESTSMGYSNEMQNFQGGGKLQPPAFPNQRRMAVAEASMSHLGPMMAECSMSFDAASDMNKNNMPVQWNEVSSGTVDIMSNQSKQQFSQGNLAVVQQKQNFGQYQSYNQQQMQLPENSMNVTQQSFMQRNVGMDGQRLNCMQLRQQPMSIGPGMNPDLGSQAGYNQAHQMLSPGAINGNPNQLSPSCSNMATKSGPHLHPQQMDMATDPSLMVSSNSERTMLNQVMHEPSQQNYSSQPTHMNFPMAQEAFHQPIMPSNQQSFEPQQSMMGSVAQTYPPGMVQPRPPAEPSPANRPRGLRTVQQLGYMRTPHPTNTMSPGQEAVEAVHKRAGDMLPASTQQCADGTRENNLMYYYGQIHMYEQNSGFDNHSDCRVRQQQCALSGKPAALPSPGTNQVSSTVDSQGLEPPQIDFDAIMDDGDHSSLMSGTLSPSILQNLSQNSSRLTTPRNSLTLPTIPTGISNMAIGDMSSMLTTLAEESKFLNMMS
- the GLI2 gene encoding zinc finger protein GLI2 isoform X1, with product MEASASTAAGKKEGKGAVLEGDGFTETGKKPTPLAAAGAAVAQGVPQHIFPAFHAPLPIDMRHQEGRYHYEPHSIHAIHGPPPLSGSPVISDISLIRLSPHPAGPGESPFSPPHPYVTPHMEHYLRSVHGSPTLSVISAARGLSPADVAHEHLKERGLFGLPPPPPGANPTDYYHQMTLMAGHPNPYGDILMQSSGAASTAHLHEYLSPVDVSRFSSPRVTPRLSRKRALSISPLSDASIDLQTMIRTSPNSLVAYINNSRSSSAASGSYGHLSAGTISPAFSFPHPINPVTYQQILTQQRGLSSAFGHTPPLIQPSPTFPPRQHMAVISVNPPPAQISSNNNCISDSSQSKQSSESAVSSTVNPVINKRTKVKTEVEGLPPVSPTTQEHLTDLKEDLDKDECKQEPEVIYETNCHWEGCTKEYDTQEQLVHHINNDHIHGEKKEFVCRWQDCTREQKPFKAQYMLVVHMRRHTGEKPHKCTFEGCSKAYSRLENLKTHLRSHTGEKPYVCEHEGCNKAFSNASDRAKHQNRTHSNEKPYVCKIPGCTKRYTDPSSLRKHVKTVHGPDAHVTKKQRNDVHPRPPPLKENGDNEASAKQSSKVSEESPEANSTTRSMEDCLQVKTIKTENSVMCQSSPGGQSSCSSEPSPLGSTNNNDSGVEMNMHSGGSLGDLTALDDNAPVVDSTVSSGNLTVSLQLRKHMTTMQRLEQLKKEKLKTVKDSCSWVNPAPQGRNTKLPPISGNGSILENSGGSSATLPNPRIMELSVNEVTMLNQINERRDSTTSTISSAYTVSRRSSGISPYFSSRRSSEASQLGHRPNNTSSADSYDPISTDASRRSSEASQCSGMPGLLNLTPAQHYRLKAKYAAATGGPPPTPLPNMERMTLKNRISLMDGPEPTLPSIRLPPGPRRCSDGNNYSYTSTAAFPHEVPGNCTRRASDPVRRPAGEPQALPRVHRFNSTNSMNPFHPPHPADRRNFSMQNYGRSDGSLARHTYSPRPLSISENIAMEAMTGEAEVPVGDDDIMLPDDVVQYIKSQNSGTAAESTSMGYSNEMQNFQGGGKLQPPAFPNQRRMAVAEASMSHLGPMMAECSMSFDAASDMNKNNMPVQWNEVSSGTVDIMSNQSKQQFSQGNLAVVQQKQNFGQYQSYNQQQMQLPENSMNVTQQSFMQRNVGMDGQRLNCMQLRQQPMSIGPGMNPDLGSQAGYNQAHQMLSPGAINGNPNQLSPSCSNMATKSGPHLHPQQMDMATDPSLMVSSNSERTMLNQVMHEPSQQNYSSQPTHMNFPMAQEAFHQPIMPSNQQSFEPQQSMMGSVAQTYPPGMVQPRPPAEPSPANRPRGLRTVQQLGYMRTPHPTNTMSPGQEAVEAVHKRAGDMLPASTQQCADGTRENNLMYYYGQIHMYEQNSGFDNHSDCRVRQQQCALSGKPAALPSPGTNQVSSTVDSQGLEPPQIDFDAIMDDGDHSSLMSGTLSPSILQNLSQNSSRLTTPRNSLTLPTIPTGISNMAIGDMSSMLTTLAEESKFLNMMS